The Montipora foliosa isolate CH-2021 chromosome 6, ASM3666993v2, whole genome shotgun sequence genome includes the window TGTGGATTCATATTTTTCCTCAAGTTAGCACCaatttttatcttctttttcGCAAGGCACCTAAACACCCAGCTCAATATACAATATTGCTAAGCTCTCGACAGTATCTTTTAGGAATCAAATGGTAACTTTAATTACTACTGTTTCACTGAGAATACAGCATGATCAGCCTGATTGGTTAAAGCCATATTTCATCGTAAtataaaacaaaccaaataactGGGTTTTTCCttagtaataaagaaaaaaaatgaacttattGATTTTAAGGAAAGTGTATAAACACGTAGACATCAGCTGTTAACAAATAATGAGAAAATAATGCTCCCAAGAAAGATTCAAAGgctttttgtgtattttttgcAACTTAAGGCTTTTCAATGACCCGCGTCAGTTGGGttcaaattttgataaatgattaaaaatattgaTTAAATAAAATCGCTAGCCTTGGAAAACTCAAGATTAATTTGTTTCAAAGTTTCAAGGTGTTATTACCCTTCGTAAAACGACTTTGTCTACTTGAGAACTCGGTTGGAGATAAACATTCTCAAGTCAATTGCCACTAGCTTTCGTagatatgttgtcggtcaaatccgggctTAGGTTGAATCAGTTTTTACCTTACGTAGGTTAAATTGgtaatcctcattttacctaggtttaatatgcactctacctagtttaaatCAGATATCaaatcatcttatcggtttctgcatTCATACTCTTCATACTCAACAacacaacatagtaagggaacaaagaactgcacTATGTgcttaccggtactcgaactaaagtcctgtgtcttcaccataTTACaatacaacgacgaacatgttCAATCCAacgcagttcttttcattatttacttttgcagaaTAAGTCAATTGACGTCCATgtataacaaccaaaactaatcctaacctgaattttaattttctctaggcttaaatTATAGGCTCCAAAAaatagtttcttcaattcatctgagtgagTATTCAACCATcgtaggtaaaatgaggatcaccaattcaacctaggtaaaaacggattgaacctgagaacggattttaccggcagcTGATACATTTGATGTCAAGTTGTACAGAAGGGTTGGGGACAGTCCGTGCAGTTTATTTTGCCGATGGTTTATTTCAATCTATATGTCCACTTTTCCTCTTCATTTCAGTAATTATTATAGGATTTGAGGCGCGTGTAATACGGTCCTTGAAGACTTATATTTTGAACTGGGACTGAAATGACTCTAAGTGAAATGATTAATATATACGACGCTGAGAGCGCGATTTCTCAATCATTCATTCACCTGTACTATGAACTCGTAACAGACCAGCTCCCATATTCCTTGTTTGCTCAGATCACGTTTACTGTAAAGCAGTGCAGCATAAAcgcatgaatttttttcaggcttctttagcAACTGCTTAAGTTACTGTCAAGTGCTGTGGTTTGTCTCATTTAGAGCTATCGGTTGTGTTAACACAAAGACTCGCTATACAAGGCGTGGTGCCCTAGGCACACGCAGATGCCGTGGACGCATACAGTATAAAGCTCTACGATACTGAATTAGTGCGATAAAAAGCCGCTAATTGCAATGTGTCCGTAATTTGTTATGAGATTTTAcctgtcatttctttttttaaaatctccctttcctttttctcgcgCTGCAAATATCTTTTAGGGGTTTCGTCTCTTTCTTACTGTTTGCAGAGTTCATACAGCTGGACTCGTTAAGAAACTCTGGAAACTACAAAAGCGAGGAAAGTGAGGCAGCGCTTCATGCTAACTTGACAGTGACCACGCACAATATTTTGTCCTCAGTTCACAACAGAGTTTTCAcagaataaattaatcgaaactttaTGACTGgctgtcttttagaaaaaggCTGTGGTTTATGCATGAATGGTATgggccaaaacagcgaacaaaaatatgaaacaaagaaactcgtCGAGTTTCACAACCATCTTCATACATTAACTAagctgtttgttgatcgccatcttggataatcagtTGTGCTTTAAtgtgaattcgaacaaaagcaaaTCGTGAAGCAACTGACTCCTTTTATGATACGTCTTCGTGTTTACTAACTTCTTTAAAAGATAACCACTGCAGATGAACCCATGTGTAGCACAAAAGtttcaagattttatttttcttcccgGATTgataaaatgctaaaaatttaacaaagaaaccATGGTTGTAGATGTTAATATGTCCTATTTTTCATTAAAGTTCTTATTTGCCTTCCAAATACAAACATTTTAATTGCTTGGCTACCAAATAAAAGCTTTTTCAAATTATGGGCTTTAAAATTGTCTTGAAAAATTTTAGCCTTTAAAAGTAGGGCTTCCTAGACAAATTTCAGTCTATAGCTTCTTATATCGGCGAGATTAATTGTtacatgcaaaattttgctcTAATATTGCCCAGGCGTTTTTCAGTAATTAACCAAAAGTTATTTCAGagactattaatttttaaaaacttcattcaaaaaacaaatatggtgACTCGCTAATTTAAGTTGGTTGGTTCAGTTTGAACTTTTTACGTAGCGTTATTACGAGAAAATGTTCCTCAGTATGACCTAGCTTCACACTTATTCGGTTTTCGTAGAAAAGTCCAGAGGGTGGCCggtggaaagaaagaaaaaaattgcgaaCGTCAACACTAGTAAAGCTCTTAGATGACAAGATCTGGTTAACTGGGTGCAAGAGTTGAATCATTCGCTTTTCTGGTTTCGATTCCAAGGAAGGAAGATAAATATTATGCCTTAACTGACCACTCTCCATGCATCGGCGCTTTCCATGGACAATGAAACTAATATTAAAGATGCAGTAGCTTCAAGTTTGGCTGGTAGTCACACAGTATGGGACTTAAACTAGAGTTGTCCTCAGTGAGCTCAAGAAAAGGGCCCTAAATACTCGGCCACGTTAACTCCACATAATCACCTATAGAGTTTGGAAGAACGTTTACTTTTGGCCTCTGCTTATAGCTCTGTGAGTATGGCTCACTGGCTAGCATATCCACAGGCTGCGAAGTAGCAGGACGGAAAATTAGCTTTATCACACTTCCAACACGTAAGCCTACAAGGAAGAAGAAGGCTTAAATAGCTAGTTAAAGATATTCAGATATTTATTATGGCTCAATCATTATGGCAAGCTCGTTTTCCTCACTGGCCGGTTTTAGACGACGGTGTTATTTTCCGAAATTTCACAAGAAAATCGTCTTTTCGTTGCGATTTCTTCGAGAAAACCTCAGCGATTACCTTCCTAATGGCCTTAACTCTCCACACACAGACCAAAGGATTGAGGGAAGAATTGAAAAATGCCGCTGTTTCAGACCAGCTGTAAAAATTGTAACTGTCAATGTTGCCGAAGAGGAATTGATGGCTAAGGGTGACAACTAGAACAGGAAGATTAAACAGTACATAAACTGCCACGATGGACGCAACATTTATTGCCAGCTTGATTTGCATTTGTCGCATTGCCGACGTGGACGTGAGGTGCtgttttttaatttgtctttggTGGCGAATTACTGTTTTCAGGATTGTGATTTGGATGATAACAGTAGTTACGAGGAAAAAGGACCACATTGCCAGATGAATACCTCGAAAAACGACATTCTGCGCCCATTGCAAAAATGTGAACAGTATGTTTATCAACCAAATGAACAAAGCCGTTTTCAAAACTCGCCGAGGACGGACAATTGCAGAGTATCTTAGGTGATATTGTAAGGCTATGAGTCTTTCACAGCTTACAGCACTCAATGTCGTGAATGACACTCCGTAGTAAACGTAAAATCCCGACGAGTAAAGCATTCTCACCGAGCAGGGAACGAAGCCGTGTGCGTTTTCGAGCAGTCTGTAGGCCACATAGCTCGGTTGAACTAGGATGCCAACCTGGAGGTCCGAGATCGCCAGGCAGGCAAGGAGGATATTGCAAGGCGATTGAAGGGATTTCCTTGTCAAAATCATCAATACTATGAGCAGATTCGCCATGATAGCGAAAGGCGACAACACGGCATTTAAAACACCTGTTACGAGATTAGTTTCGGTTCGTTGATGGAATACGTCGAATTTAGCATCAGGTAGATGGAAGCACTGACCGTCTTCACCTGGTCCATGATTCGCTGGCGAAGTTGTGATGCTCAAATTGTGGGAAAGAAAGGTAGTAGAAGACTTCATTCTCCACGGTGTCTCGAAACTTGTGCTTCTCCTACAGTAACTTTGAACATATGGAACCGGAGGCGTATCATCAAGTGTTGAAATACCACTTTCGTCTCTTTCTTAAACACTTCAATACTGAAAGACTGAAAGTAATTACTAACGGAATATGTCCGTAAAAACGGCAATAACGCGTTTGTTGATTGTAGCCTATATGTCATGTAATTTGAAAATGTATTTCAAACAGGACAGACATGATGGAGCAGAACTAACCAAGAATCTGCAGCTGATCGAGCAatctatgattttttttttagactaaaaaaggaaattatGCAAATCACTGTATTTTATCGGTAATGACGTCGGGAGGAATTCAATTTATCATGCGATATGTATAATTCGGATTTTCTACCGCTGAACTAAAGGAGGCTCGTGGAACATTTGGAAACGAAACGTCGAAAGATGACAACGTCgtaattgtaaaaaagaaaagtgttGAATTCTTATTAAG containing:
- the LOC138008837 gene encoding melanocyte-stimulating hormone receptor-like — its product is MKSSTTFLSHNLSITTSPANHGPGEDGQCFHLPDAKFDVFHQRTETNLVTGVLNAVLSPFAIMANLLIVLMILTRKSLQSPCNILLACLAISDLQVGILVQPSYVAYRLLENAHGFVPCSVRMLYSSGFYVYYGVSFTTLSAVSCERLIALQYHLRYSAIVRPRRVLKTALFIWLINILFTFLQWAQNVVFRGIHLAMWSFFLVTTVIIQITILKTVIRHQRQIKKQHLTSTSAMRQMQIKLAINVASIVAVYVLFNLPVLVVTLSHQFLFGNIDSYNFYSWSETAAFFNSSLNPLVCVWRVKAIRKVIAEVFSKKSQRKDDFLVKFRKITPSSKTGQ